CCGGGATCGTACAACGGCGCGGCTCAGAAGCCCTCGTCCCCGAGCCCCTCCGTGTCCTCGCCCTCTTCTTCCAGCGCCTGGCGGACCACACGCAGGGCCATGCCCTCCGAGTAGCCCTTGCGGGCGAGCATGCCCGCAAGGCGCCGCAGGCGCTTGTCGCGGTCGAGGCCGCGTGTGGAGTGCAGCTTGCGGGTGACCAGCTCGCGCGCGGTCGCCTCCTCCTGCTCGGAGTCGAGCTGCCCGACGGCCTCGTCGATCAGCGTCGAGTCCACACCCTTGGTCCGCAGCTCCCGCGCGAGCGCCCGTCTGGCCAGACCCCGGCCGTGGTGCCGGGACTCCACCCAGGCGTCCGCGAAGGCGCTGTCGTTGATCAGGCCGACCTCCTCGAACCGTGACAGCACCTCGTCCGCCACGTCGTCCGGGATCTCGCGCTTGCGCAGTGCGTCGGCCAGTTGCTTGCGCGTGCGCGGGGTCCCGGTGAGCAGACGCAGACAGATCGCCCGCGCCCGCTCAGCCGGGTCCCCTGGGAGCTCCCCCTTCTCGGCCCTCGACGAGGAAGGGGCGCCTCCGTCCTGTGGGTCGCCGGACGGCTCACCGAAACCGCCA
This genomic interval from Streptomyces dengpaensis contains the following:
- the recX gene encoding recombination regulator RecX; the encoded protein is MTRRTDWAEYAYPGAPEGAGQGYHDGSDGGSAGEGDRAYGGAMAYGGGTYGADDGLDGAERFYGGDPDADAGGEGSSGGGSRRSAGLPGGHASPGSASRRGGGRRGDGGPRGDGGPRGGRGRRRRGGFGEPSGDPQDGGAPSSSRAEKGELPGDPAERARAICLRLLTGTPRTRKQLADALRKREIPDDVADEVLSRFEEVGLINDSAFADAWVESRHHGRGLARRALARELRTKGVDSTLIDEAVGQLDSEQEEATARELVTRKLHSTRGLDRDKRLRRLAGMLARKGYSEGMALRVVRQALEEEGEDTEGLGDEGF